The Syngnathoides biaculeatus isolate LvHL_M chromosome 1, ASM1980259v1, whole genome shotgun sequence region acttgTAACTCATCTGATAtcagtgtggtttttttttttttttagcttccagctcttttaaaacattttttttttcgtatttcCAACTCACAaagttaaaataattaaatgtgcaaaaaaatgcttgggtTGGATTTCCaagtaatgtaaaaatataacaaGTATGAATAATAAGAGGAATTTCTTGGTAcattaattgaattgaattttgtctaaatgaaaaaagtagttttttaaatttccatttacacacacacacatatatatatatccacatatacacacagtatATTTATACTGGTACATCATTAATGGAATTGtaattatcaatttttttttttaaatattgtaaatatatatatatttataaataaagattttaaaaacaCTTTACAATACATTCTTGTATTTATAGgagtgagcattttttttttccaaaaactttttttttgcatttccaagatatgtaaaaatattacaaGTATGAAAAATAGGAATTTCTTGGTACATTAATCTAATTttatccaaattaaaaaaagtacttttttaaaattttgaagtccttcatatatatatgtatatttctaattatcaaatatttttaaaatatacaaatattgtaactatataaatatttttaaaacactttaCAATATATTCTTGTATTTATAAGtgagcattttttgggggggatttacAAGCCACgtaaaggattaaaaaaatgaaaatgacaaaatgaaaagcCTTTACACTAAAATATCATCATTATAAATATtaagtttttattgtttttgtttccatgtcCTCTAaagggtaaaaaaagaaaaaaaaaaaattaaaatttctttTCGACCGCTTCACGAATCCCTGGCGGAAATACGTCGCGTcgttatttacatatttttccaatagGAAAAAAGTCAAAGACTTACAAAGAGCAACCGAATTGGAAGGCCCGGTTCCGGACCGGGGTCAGTTCATGACCTCGGGGTAGCCGTAGTAATTCTCCAGCTCGGCGAAGATGTCGTTGGGGTTCTTGCAGCTGAGGTTGCAGAAGCAGGCCTGGACCCACATCATCTTCCAGGAGAAGGTGGACCCGTCGGGGCACGAGAACTCCACCGGCACCGTCTTGGACTTGTACGGGATGCAGCAGCGCTCGTCCGTGCACGCGCCGCAGAACTTGGGCCGGTACTGCCTGGTGCTGGTGCAGCCCGAGATGCTCATGTTGGACGGCTGCTCCTCGCGGTACACGTTGACGCACTTCTTGCCCGCCTGAGCGACACGAGCAAAAAGCGGATTAGACCTGCACGCACGCCGGAGTTCTGGTCCTGCGCCTCAGATGTCCGCAGTTGCACCTTGATGGTCTTGGCGATGTCCGCGTCGCACGGCCTCAGGGTGCACAGGCGCGACTCCTTGACCGGCTCGCAGCGCCGGTTGGCGTTGGAGACGCGCAGCGACAGGCCGCGACCGCACGTCTTGGAGCAGGGACTCCACGACGTGGTCTGGCTCACGCAGTTCTCGTGCCAGCCGCTCAGCTCAGCAGGGGGCGCTGACACGCGTGCACACAGGGAAGCGAGCGTTTGACTTCCACGCACGTGGCGAGACTTGCccaagtaaagagcaacgtttAGCTTGATTATCTACAGTTACACCGCAAAGACTTGATCGGGCAGGCGCTTGCGTAGCGTGTGTGGATGGTGACCTCAAGTGGACAAATAAAATGCATGCACCTCGTCAAAGTGTCAAGTAGTAGCACATGGAAAATGTACACAACGTGAACAAAAAGGATAAGTGAGGGTTTAGTGTAGAGCGTGGCGAGTGGTCTTACCCTCCACGGCGTGTCTGGGCGCCGTCTTGCGCCCCCTCTTGGGCTCGTCACAGATCCACTCCTCGCAGCAGCGTCCTCGCACTTTGACCCGGCGCGGGTTCTGGCACCAGACGCGGGGCGGCCTGGACTCGGTGCAGAGCGGCACGCAGCCGATGGCGCCGTTGACGCACACGCACTGGTACTTGCAGCTGGGCTGGAAGCTCTGGCCGTTGCGGTAGATGACGCCGTCGTGCTCGCAGCCCGTGCCGACCATGTCTGGCGGGGGTACGGCGGACGCGGGTGAGGCGACGTGACTTCTCGCACCTTCTCAGTCTTGCGGGTCACGGATCTCGGCAAAAGTTAAGGGGAGGCTCTCCGCGGTTGCTTAAGCGCCGGCGTAAAGGTCCCGCCCCCGTTTTGCTCAAATTCTCCACCTCTGTTTTGAAAGACGCCACCGGGTCGATTTAACTTTTGCCGACTCGCGTGACCCGGACGACTGGGGGAAAAAACGACGCTTGGTTGGCGGTCCGGGACCCGCCCGTGCGAGCGACACTTACATGCACACGAGCCCTTTTCGTACCTCGGCTTGTCCGAGCTGTAGTCGCAGTACAGCCCCTTGTGGTGGTCGCAGATGTCCGCCTCGTTGCACTCCTCGCCCGCCTGCCGGGCGCACGTCTTGCAGCAGTCGCAGCCGTCCGTCAGGAGGCTCACGCCCGGCGGGCAGGCGGGGGGCTCGGCGGGACACTCGCAAGGCCACCGGCAGTATTGCGTGCGGTCGTAGGCCTCGCCGGTCGGCGGCGCGGCGGTGGAATTCCGGGAGGAGCCCTGCCGGACGGGAAGTCGGGAAAAACGTCAGACTCGGGACCGACCGGTTGATCCGTCGCGGCGGATTCGAGCAATCCGCCGTCGCAGTGAGCGTTTCCCCTCGGAAGTCCGTCCTGGCCGCCCGTGCCGTAGAATTTATTTACGTCTCGTCAGCGCCGCTCAGAAATCCTCGTCTCTCCGAATATGTTCAATTGAATTTGCCATTAACGCTCTGCGCGAGAAGTACGGTACCGGTCAGCCGCGGGAGCCGTGTGGCAAAATGTCGCCTCAAGATTCAAAGTCGCAAATATGAATCAAACAAATAGAAAGTAAATATTGTCGAAATTGAAGAAGTTTGTTTTGTTACAAATGGATCACCGGAGGAAGGGATCGATCTTGGAAAAAACTGTGACTGGAGTTCTCGACGGGATTGCGGGTTCACCTTCCATTTCCGCAGTTCAGGATTTGTTTCTCGAGGTAATTGAGCAAAAAAATTGAAGGGGGATAACGACAATTTGCTAAATTTTGCATTTCGTCCTGGGTCTTGGTCCCAAACCTTAGAAACAAGACTTTAGTGCATGTTCTTCGGTGACGAGCCCAACcaagttttattttgttcattcccccccccccccccccccagtaagCGGGacccccaattaaaaaaaaaccccaaaagcgACGGGGCTCGCCCTCCCCCCGGCACCTTTGATCTCCGCTTCCCGTCGCCTCGGGGTGACAAAAACTCTCTGAACGAGCAAGACAACGTGGCGCTCAAAAGCTTTGTCGGAACGGTCTTGGAACGTTTCCTCATTCCGGAATGGAAAAGCGCGGAGAGAAAGAGGGATAGACGGATGGGTTTTGCGACCTCCGGGTCGCCGTAGCGATTTATGTATTTAGATCAGTTAAAACAATGAGCAATTATTAGCGAGGGGCCGCACGATGTCGCCAAAGAATGGCGAAGGTCTTGCGGATTATCGGCGCGAGTGTGAAGTCCGGTACCTGCTGAATCCCGACCGCGCTGAGAGTCCACAAGAGGAGCCAAATCATCCCTGGCGAGGGGCCCGAGGGGGCCCGAGGCGCATCCGGCGCCCGAGTCCCGCTCGAGCGCTGCTCACGCGAGCCCGGCCGGCCGCACGCTCGCTTGCCGCATCCCGCCGGCGTTCGAAGCTCTCCGGGGACCGTCGGGCGGCTTTTCACCTGCCGATTTTCTGCCGCTGCCGGggtcctcctcgtccttctcTACCTGCTCCGAGCGAGCGCCGCCGACATCCCCaaattctcctcctcctcctcctcctcctcctcccgtggTCTTTGCTCCCCTCTTCCCCAAACTCAGACGGCGCTGCCTTTTTCTCTTCTCCTTCCTCGGACGCTCCTCCTCTCTTCCACCCTCCCCCTTCTGCCGCCCTCGTCCACACACTCCGCCGCTCTTCTCTCATCTctttttcttcacctccttctcCTCTCAGCCCCGACCCTCCTCCCATCTTCTCCTCGATCTGGTTCgacttctcctcctcctcctcctcctcatctgggcttcccctcTCCTCCCCTCAATCCCGGGTCTCCTCCTTCTGGTCTTGGCCCTGGTTCACGATTTTCGTAGCTTTTCTACCTCCTCGTTCTAGTGCACCTCCTTCCCTTCCCTTAACTTAACCGCATCTCCTCCTCGATCTGGTTCACCGCCATCTCCTTCATTTAGCGTTcacctcctcatcttcctccccTCTTCTCCGGTTCTGCTTGTCTTCCACCTTAATCTGGTCTCTCCTTTTAGCGGTCAGATGCACCTCCTTCTGGTCTTTGGTACTCTCCCCAACTCCGGATCTCCTCTCGCTCCTATCCCTTAACCCGGATCAGTTTCTCCTCGTTCTTAGCTTTAATTTGTTGCTCATCTCCCTTTTCCTTCTCCTCGATCTGGTTCGActtctcatcctcctcctcatctggGGTTCCCCTTTCCTCCCCTTAATCCCGGGTCTCCTCCTTCTGGTCTTGGCCTTGGTTTACAACCTTCGTAGCTATTCCACCTCCCCATTCTGGTCGACCAAGGTCCTTCCCTTCCATCCCCTCCTCCTCAGGCCAGGTCCGGGCCTCTCCTCTCCCCAACTCTGGATCTCCTCCTCGATCTGGTTCACCGCCATCTCCTTCATTTAGCGTTTTCACCTCCTCATTTTCCTCCCCTCTTCTCCGGTTCTGCTCGTCTTCCACCTTAATCTGGTCTCTTCTTGTAGCGGTCAACTGCACCTCCTTCTGGTCTCTGGTGCTCTTCCCAACTCCAGTTCTCCTCTTGCTCCTTTCCCTGAACCCGGATCAGTTTCTCctctttccttctccccttgCTGAGCTGATCCTTTCACCGGATCTTCTTCAAGATTCATCATCAACTGTAGTCCTCCTCCTACCGAACTCCTCAATCTGGTGGACTTCCGGGTTCTCCTGACCACCTTTTCATCACATCTGGTCCCGTTTTCCTTTCCATCTGGCCTCCTCTTCCCCTTGAAGGTCCATTGGTCAGGGTTCCGGGGTAGACCTCAAGAACCTCACCAGGACCACATGTTCTCCTCTTTGATTTCTGCCACAGAGATGAGGCGGTTGACCCAACACGCTCGactttatttgaacatcttCCCCAAAATAACGCACGTTTCATCCTCTACAATTACGCGAGCGTAAAATTGCGCTCGCggcttcttttggcttgtcagaATATGAGCGTCCAACTCTCAGGTGGTCGCCATCCTAGTCCATCGGAGCAACTCCGTATCATTTAGTTCATCATCTCTGCAGCATAAAACTGTGTGATTAATAACAAGACCCGAACAAAGAAACGCTGGCTCACAGCTGCCGGCCGCACACATGCGCAACATGAATCGGTGATGTCATCAAGATCCAGGGCGAAAAAACTGTTCCCGCCCGTCTCGTTTTAGTTTTGCTTGGACTGATGTCGCGTCCAGCGCCGTCTGGAGGGCATTAGCGCCCAAAAGGAGCGAGGAGGAGCATTAGCGTCGGACTCCGCGCCGCCTCGGGTCTCGCGTCCGACGCTAATCGTCGGCGCTAGCCTCGGCAGTCCGCTGGGTTGCCACTACAAAAACACGTTGGCAAGGCTCGCAAGTGCTAACCGCAATCAGGTCGGGACAGACGGCCACGGTCTTAGAGTAGAAAGTGAAAAACCCACAGTttacgcccccccccgcccccgaacTCAAAGAGACGCCCTCCAGCGAAGTGCGCATCGGGACAATTAGCGCTCCGAAGTCAACTGGCGTCGGGGGAAAGCTGCGCAAAAGCATGCCTCGAGGTTACGTGTGAAAAGGGCAGACGTTCGAGGGTGCCGAGTGACCggaaataaatattaaacagtTTTTTCGTTCCAagtctgcctagcaacaaagCGCTTGCGCAAAATCCAAAACATTCGCTGCAATTATCTAGATTTATCTAGCTCTAAATCTCGATTACGACCGACTATTGATTTAAGTCGTTGCATTTTGTAGCGCAAGTGCACCTAAAAGAGGGACTGCATCTTTTTCATCGTTTGTTCCTTACGCGAGATTGGAAGCTGGATTAAAGGCTCACGCGAGGGGGCCTCTGGGCCTCGGCGGTCTTGTTTATTTGAACGTATGTACAGACCGGTCGGGTAATTATAGCCGCTTTATATAGCTGCGGGCGACATCTAGCTCAcggatggacaaaaaaaaaaaagaggagaaggaaaaaaaaaaaaaaaacatctgtaactCTCTGGCAAGAATGCGGCAGCCCGGCGTGAACTCGTAGGCGGCGGGTCAAAGTGTCGGGCTACGATGATTTTCCCTGTTTGACGACAAAAACGTTAGCGTCATAGCAAAGCTGCAATTgacaaagtcatttttaacttaTTGCTGCTTATCGAGAAACAGTCTATTCTTGtttttcacccatccatccattgtctaccgcttttccggcaGGGATGgctagacttccctttccccagccacttcttccagctcttccggagggatcccgaggccgccccgagccagccgagaagacgtagtctctccggcgtgtcctgggtcgtccccggggtctctttccggtgggaggccccaggaacacctcaccatggaggcggcctggaggcatccaaatcagatgccccagccacctcctctggcccctctcaatgcggaggagcggcggctctgcaccgagcccctcccggatgaccgaggcgttcccaagccaaccGAGAGAAGTGGTCTCTctggcgtgtcctgggttgtcccgggggtctctttccggtggggcgcgccaggaacacctcaccatggaggcggcctggaggcatccaaatcagatgccccagccacctcctctggcccctctcaatgcagaggagcggcggctctgcaccgagcccctcccggatgaccgaggcgttcccaagccaaccGAGAGAAGTGGTCTCTctggcgtgtcctgggttgtcccgggggtctctttccggtggggcgcgccaggaacacctcaccatggaggcggcctggaggcatccaaatcagatgccccggccacctcctctggcccctctcaatgcggaggagcggcggctctgcaccgagcccctcccggatgaccgagctgcacacccgttctctaagggagagcctggacaccttgcggaggaaactcatttcggctcgtttttaaaaaatgttcaaatatgacATAAGCAGCTACGCTATTAAGCTAACGAAAGGAAAAAGCCCGAGACTGAGACCGACTAAATCTGGGCGGGGCATCACCAAAGCAGACGAAGATCTATTGGAAGAAACCGACAAGCAGGTTCTGAAAATGTTCCTTAAAACAACGATTCACGCAGAGGTCGTCGGTATCCAAACAGGTTGAAATCCGGAGAGTCACGTCACGGCGAAAGAATGCGGCGACAAGATGATGCGTGAAGACCggggcaaaacaaaaaaaaaaaaaaaaaaaaaaagaaaaaatatatgagtgcaacgttttgtttttgaggAACGTCGACAATGCGAAAAAGGGATTCGGACTTGGCACCAGTTCCTCTTCGGTTCACGCTCCgccgaaaacaaacaaaattcttTCTGTCGCTCCGTCTGGGTTCTAAATGGCCGTCAAGCCTTTCTTGATAGCGGGCGCTCCGCCCACTGCAGGAATGTTTTGACTTGGGAGCGTTCGCGCTCGGCTGCCGGGCTCTCCGGCACGTCGGTGGGGACAAAAGCCTTGCTCATAGTCAACTGGAGGACTGGAGGACTGGAGGAGGACCAGGTCAGCGTTTCGCAGGGCATTCGTGAGAGCGACACGTGGCCGACATCCCGGCAGGCCTTCGCATGCTGGAGCGCTCGACACGGTTCTGCTGAtacccccaaaataaaatctcattGTTTGGCCTGAGAAAATTAACTGCACGCACAtcttggagggggaaaaaaaaatgatcataaaaaacacaacatttgtTCTGGATTGAGTTGTCACGCAGCGGGAATGACGCAGCATAAAATTGAGCGTCGGGTAGAAGAAGTAAAAAGTCCAACGTGAGTTTGATGATAAACGAGGCCCAATAGCAGCTCGAGGTCGTcgatggaaaatacattttttttggacccGCACTAACATACGAAGCTCTCGACATTTCCAAACGGGTTTATGATCCGCGTCAGTGTTATGatccacgcggaggtcccgccGGCTTGACGTCCTCCATCTGCTGCAAAATTCCAAAAGTTCGAGGGAATGCGGAGCCACTGCAGGTCGTAAACCGGATTTAGAGCAGAACACATCCGCGCAAGGGCTAAAAACGACGCACTTTACGACATCGTCGCGGTTTTTTTTCCCGCAACGACAACCGACGGGAACGCGAGGCGAGCGCCGTCGGAGGTGCCGGCAAAACCGGTTTGACGTTTTCCGGATCTGTCGCTTCAAAATTCACCGGGAGGACGAACGCAGAACAGGAGACGCCGGAACAGTAGCTAACGCTGAGCCGCTAGCGCCGGGTCATCCTTCCGACAAGCGAAGACATTTTTGCGTGAAATTTGTTTCaaagcacacaaaaacagacaaaaatatcAAGAACTGATGGTCATAACTTTGTGTTAATAGCGCAACTATTTGAACATCGACTCTTAAAAACACAttcgctgccattgacggctttacaAGTCAAACATCGGCAGTTCTGGTCCAGTCTCGGACTCTCCGCTCCCAAATCACACTCCAAGcccccttttttgtttttttttgcgatcttGCATAGATGAGAAGTTTTCGCCCCAAAAAACTCGATCGCACAGTTGCGCTTACACAAAAGGATCGCGTTTTGCCTGGCTTGGCCGCGCCGACTCTGAAATGATGACAGAGTCGAGAAATCCTGGCGATCGCTGTCATGCTTTGGAATGCTTCTCTGAGTaaaaggggaggggaggggggggggggggagtcaaagATCCTTCTGGAAGTGCCAGCGGGGGAGAGAGCAGAAAATTGACGAGCAGCCGTTGGAAAAGAAGGCCCTGGAGCGCTGCCGTTATTACGCAACGGCCGCTCGGCTTCACGTCGTCTCCAAATAGGTGTGTCTTCGGGGTCCAGAAAACAGCATGTCCCCTTTAGGGAAcctcactgcaaaaaaaaaaaaaaatcacctttcaCGCTTCGAAATGATTTTGACTCTGGCTTACAAACCACTCGCGATTTCTTTCCCCCAGCGGGAAAATAAACGCTCGAATATTCGCGATCGGATGCGACTCGGAGTCGGGCCGGCGGGGTTTGCGCAGGTGCGCAGCAAACGCCGGCACGGCGTGGAACTCGCTCCCTGCCGCGTAATGACCGAGTAATAGGCGATGGTGACGCGGCGATAAATGCTCGACTCCCGCGTGGACGGCCGAAGGGGGGCGCGGACTCTCATTATGGGCTTGGCGGGGACGGCTGGCAAGGGAACCCGTAGTTACCCCGCCCGGCACGTGAAGGCTGGCATTATCCCTTCGTTGCGAGCTGATACAGCGCACAGGTGGtccctcgcaaaaaaaaaaaaaacaaacaaactctcGCTCATTGTACACAAAACACCTGAGGGGATTCTGGAAGGACGGCACCGACCGACCGTGTCTCTTGTGTCCTGGAACAGTTCCAAAGTGAGCTAAAGAGCTGACGTAGCGGCCAACGCGTCGCCTTGCGCCGGATGACGCCGGCCGCGTTCCGGAGCCCTCTCGAGGTCGTGAGAAGCGATTTCCGGATGAAAGCCGACAAAAACGCACACCCGAGACGGTTTTGTGGGTTCCTTTACGGACAGGACCGAACGCTTCAGATCAAATCCAAGAGAAATCCAGatcattttttgggacattttattgtttcttcACCGAACACCAAGTTGACCACTGTTAATGgtaaaaaacttaaaaataaagttGATCTCGAAATCCTTATCTGAACACGAGTCAGTTTGTACGTGCATGTTTACTCTTTTGGATTACGCGTCGCAAAGAAAAAAGCCGACAAAAAAAGCAGAAGACAGCTTCTACCGTTCTTGGTAATCTGGGAATCgctgaggtcttttttttgttttttgggtcaGATTCCAAATATTCGACTTGAGCGGTTCCTCTTTGGCGCGGCCGAAACAGCGACGAGGTTAACAAGTACAGTGACAACCAAACACTTCGACGGACACCTCGTCTGCGTCCAAGGAGAGGCGCGTTCAGTCTTGCGGTTTTCCCCGAAGCAGTGAAGTCAGACCCGTTGCTGCTTTTAGACGCTATTCGCAGCCGCGGAAGGCGCTAACTACCGGTGTCGCGGCATGTGGAATGTCTATCATTTGGGGTGAAACaaaccctggaaaaaaaaacccaaaaacaaaacaaatgaacccTGACGAGCGTATGGGACTTTGGCTtgtacggaaaaaaaaaaaaaaaaaaatgttggcgaATCCTTCCAGCGggtcattttgtcatttcagaCGGAGGGCGCGGAAACGTCCTTTGCAGCAGTCAAACGCGGCCAGACATCAAAATGCGGCCGACGTCAGCCACAGACGGAAAGCAGCTGGCTTTACCGAGCCCTTGCCCAGAAAACCGTTTGCAAAAACCAATTGAGCGACTTGAACAAATTGCAGCACGTGTAAGAGGCCGGTTCGAGGAAAGTCCTGGACTTTCATTATTGGTTTCGCAGGGAGCCATAACACCAGTTGTTGGGATCACTGAGAATCTAACCCTCCATATGTTCAGGGATCTTAATAGGTGGACTCCGTTGCTCAAAATTTAGTACCAAAGAAGCTTGTAGGATTAAAGTCGATTCAAACCAGGAAAAGTCCCCTCGGCTGCATTTGCACCTCGATCTGATCTGTACGGCTGAGACTGGACACCGACGGCGAGACTCAAAAGAGAAATCATCACAAGTGAGTGATTGAACCACCAAAGGCAggtcctcttcctcatctggcGGCAGGAAGTGGGCTGTCGAGCCGTCAGTCGCAGTCGCAGTCAAAGTCAAGTCATTGCGCTCCTCGACTCAGCGACGCTGCCCCGAAATGATCCGTCGCGTCTCTCGCAACGCGTCACGTCATCACGGTTactttttgtgggtttttttccccaccctccTTGTCGAGGCGCTTGGTTCAAAATGATCAAGGTTGCgcaattgtttaatttttttggggtcacaAGCGGAACTTTATAGATTCGGAGGACGGGGCTGTCCGACAATCAGACGCTACTATGTCACTCTGTTAAGACTGTGACCAGCGTGAAGGGTGACGCAGTTCTCCGACTTCAGGATGGGTAACGTGATGCGAGGCGTGCGCACCTGTAACAACCTGAGCACCGGCGACTGTGGCGCTCCTTCGGAAGGTAAGAAGTCAAGACTTTCAAAATAAGCGCTAGTAACTGCAGTGGAATGTGTGGCATTGTTGGAACGAGCCCCTTTCACACTAATAGTCAAAGACGGTTTATCTCTGGGTTTTCTCTCCATGCCAGTATCTCGAGAGACAAAGGGGTTTTAAGTTGATCCGGAAATTTCCCAGCTTCTAAGCTAGCATCGGAGGCTTAACAAAGGGCGGCTAGGGACTGTGTTAAAGGGAAAACCTGATTGTCAGAAAGAGGGGGTGAGAAGACCAAGAGGCAAAGACAGAGGCGAAGAACGCCAGATCTTCTGTTACGTCTGCAATCCGGCAATTCCGCAGAAACGCCGTGTGAAAGGGGCTAAAGAGAGACGACCCAAAAGAAGGTGGAGTGGCCGTTTGGGGTTATTTTTTATAACGGTCTGATCTCCAGGCTCGGAGGAAGATGTGGCAGTTGTCCTTGCAGACTACCCACCGCCTACCGTCAGTGAAGCCATCTTCCGGATGGGGGAGAAGCTCAGCGTGTCGGCGGAGTACGCACATACGTTTGCATTTTTAACCGACAAAACCCGAGGGCAGTTCCGACTCTCGTCTGGCTTTTCTTTCTCGGGTGCGCAGGGAGGGGTTCTGGAGGAAGGTCCGTTCGCTCCGGACGGGAAAAGAGAACTTCATACCCGGGAATCACGTGGCCAAAGTGTATCACGGGTAAGTGCAGCTGAAAAACCGCAAAGAAGGCTGATGGAGCAGGGTCCTCCTTCTTCTTTCAGGTGGCTTTTTGAGGGGGTGACGAGGCAGAAGGCTGAGGAACTCCTCCTTCTCCCTGGAAACAGGGTGGGCTCCTTCCTGGTACGGGAAAGCTCCACAGAGCGAGGTGAGGACGCTAGCTCAGGAAAAGAGCTGACAATATTTTTTGGACTAAGCGTTACAACGTCCAAAGGTTTTGCCCAAGAAtccgagctttttttttttttggtctgcagCCCTTCGTGACTCATGCAAATGTCCACAGTGACTAAGCATGCGAGATAAATTCACCGCGTTAGCGCGCAGGACCGTCAACTTCTGCTTTTCTGACAGCGCTGCAACTTCCTGGCAACGACCGGACTCTGCGCTTACGAGCACAAAGTAAAACTCTTGACATGCTGCGTCCGCTTTTAGGCATGTACGTGCTGTCGGTCAAGCACCGCATCATACGGCACTACCGCATCTGCCGACTGGACAACGGTTGGTACTACATCTCCGCTAGACTCACATTCCAGTGCCTGGAAAACTTGGTCAACTACTACTCGGGTGAGCGTgtgtacccccccaaaaaaaacaagatgcagCCACCAAGCACGTGTTCATGACATTGGACGGTGGTTTGTTCTTCGTCTAAAAGACTTTGCGGACGGCTTGTGCTGTGCGCTGACGTCGCCGTGCCAGTCCAGCCCGACCGCGCCGCCGACAGAAGATCCGGCAGTTGTCATGAGACGCCACGTCGACAGGAAGTTGAGGTAAAGCCGAA contains the following coding sequences:
- the ccn4a gene encoding cellular communication network factor 4a isoform X3; translation: MTQILKIGGKNSHGGSSRNSTAAPPTGEAYDRTQYCRWPCECPAEPPACPPGVSLLTDGCDCCKTCARQAGEECNEADICDHHKGLYCDYSSDKPRYEKGSCAYMVGTGCEHDGVIYRNGQSFQPSCKYQCVCVNGAIGCVPLCTESRPPRVWCQNPRRVKVRGRCCEEWICDEPKRGRKTAPRHAVEAPPAELSGWHENCVSQTTSWSPCSKTCGRGLSLRVSNANRRCEPVKESRLCTLRPCDADIAKTIKAGKKCVNVYREEQPSNMSISGCTSTRQYRPKFCGACTDERCCIPYKSKTVPVEFSCPDGSTFSWKMMWVQACFCNLSCKNPNDIFAELENYYGYPEVMN
- the ccn4a gene encoding cellular communication network factor 4a isoform X2, which produces MIWLLLWTLSAVGIQQGSSRNSTAAPPTGEAYDRTQYCRWPCECPAEPPACPPGVSLLTDGCDCCKTCARQAGEECNEADICDHHKGLYCDYSSDKPRYEKGSCAYMVGTGCEHDGVIYRNGQSFQPSCKYQCVCVNGAIGCVPLCTESRPPRVWCQNPRRVKVRGRCCEEWICDEPKRGRKTAPRHAVEAPPAELSGWHENCVSQTTSWSPCSKTCGRGLSLRVSNANRRCEPVKESRLCTLRPCDADIAKTIKAGKKCVNVYREEQPSNMSISGCTSTRQYRPKFCGACTDERCCIPYKSKTVPVEFSCPDGSTFSWKMMWVQACFCNLSCKNPNDIFAELENYYGYPEVMN
- the ccn4a gene encoding cellular communication network factor 4a isoform X1; protein product: MTAIARISRLCHHFRVGAAKPGKTRSFCGSSRNSTAAPPTGEAYDRTQYCRWPCECPAEPPACPPGVSLLTDGCDCCKTCARQAGEECNEADICDHHKGLYCDYSSDKPRYEKGSCAYMVGTGCEHDGVIYRNGQSFQPSCKYQCVCVNGAIGCVPLCTESRPPRVWCQNPRRVKVRGRCCEEWICDEPKRGRKTAPRHAVEAPPAELSGWHENCVSQTTSWSPCSKTCGRGLSLRVSNANRRCEPVKESRLCTLRPCDADIAKTIKAGKKCVNVYREEQPSNMSISGCTSTRQYRPKFCGACTDERCCIPYKSKTVPVEFSCPDGSTFSWKMMWVQACFCNLSCKNPNDIFAELENYYGYPEVMN
- the sla1a gene encoding src like adaptor 1a, which produces MGNVMRGVRTCNNLSTGDCGAPSEGSEEDVAVVLADYPPPTVSEAIFRMGEKLSVSAEEGFWRKVRSLRTGKENFIPGNHVAKVYHGWLFEGVTRQKAEELLLLPGNRVGSFLVRESSTERGMYVLSVKHRIIRHYRICRLDNGWYYISARLTFQCLENLVNYYSDFADGLCCALTSPCQSSPTAPPTEDPAVVMRRHVDRKLRTQPNGNALSYGVRNSMAAYLSFSECEEAQRARAQSRRKKGKSLYVLPENSLANVDYGAP